Genomic DNA from Anoplopoma fimbria isolate UVic2021 breed Golden Eagle Sablefish chromosome 22, Afim_UVic_2022, whole genome shotgun sequence:
ttttaaagcaaataaatcCCCTTAAGTTAAATGGTGAGTCTTTGGTAAACGAAAACAAAGGTAGTCAAAACAATTGGCCTGCAGAGGGAAGAAACAAAGTCTGTAGAAAGCTCCTCAAGTCACTGGATCCCTCGGAAAATATCGATTGAAATTTCAACATCTGACCACCAGGGGGGAGCAGAACACCGTGAAAATGTACTTGATCCCAAAAGAGCAGAAAACATCAgtgactgagagagagaaagaagaagccTTGTACGTTTTCTGTCCGTCCAAAAAGGAGTGAGAAAGGGAGAAGATTGAAATGAGCATGTGTTGGAAGATCAAGAGCTCATTCCGGAATCCAGCGAGAAGAAATAAATCAGAGAATCCAATGTTTGGCACCTTGTCACGAGGCTGATGTGTTCTCGAAGGAAAGGCTGGCTTCTCAGAGCATGAATGACTGGGTGTGTTTGAAATCCTGGGGCTGAgggacacagaaaaaaatatatattagtgtGGAATTGTTTCGTTTCAGAATTATGGCTCTGGAAGGTGACAGCGGTGCGATTTCAATCATGAACACAGCAACATTCATTAGGTAAGTATGTACAGCTCATGCTTAAGTCAGCGCTTTGCTCATGTCACCACTCAGAGCTTAATATGAAAGGgagaggaaagtgtgtgtgtgtgtgtgtgagagtttgtgtgtggggAGATgtagggagaaagaggagaaaagtcaatttaaaaaaaaaaaaaggacttacTTCTTGGGGCGGAGGGACATAGTTGACATTGGACCTAAAAGACAAAGATACGGGTAAGCACATCGGAcagtttgtcacagtcacaaAGAAGAGGAGACACTCGAGGCGGACAGCTGTATTCTGAGTCATATCTGGCCTTGCATAAATAATGCACATCATACAGTACATGGCAAACCTCCCACTGGGTAAAAAGGAAAGGTCTGACTCTGAACGCTCGGCAGGATTATatgaagagaggggagaggactGTGTAAGGTCGAAAAGTTGTTCAGGGTGTGTGACAGGGCCTTTGATTAAAGGTTGATACAaactcagttgccagtttattcgGTCCACCTCGCTAAAAGTAATGCAGTCTAACACAACAGTCATGTAATAAATCTGACTTACGTGAAGGTTatagtgtctttttttattattattattattattgaaactgctttagaaatgtgttgaatcaactttatggtcattttggaAGATGCAGTTTGTGTTATGCATTATAGAGAGAGACGTTTCTGGTGTTTAGCATTTACTGGTATAAATGGGgtaaataatttgaatgttacacacatttaaaaacaaaaaaaaactgattgtaAAATGTAACTTCTGAAGAttttaaggaatagtttgacaattTGCTAAAAATTCTCTGTCTACTGTTCAactctaactctctgcaagaaagttAATGCGTGTGTTAATTAATTTTGAAAAAGAACAGCACTGAATTTATAGCATTGCAATATTGTAAATGAACAACCATCTATCTGAATCTTCCAACGTGGTGCAATGGTTTGAGGAATTATTGGTTTTTAGAATTGATAAATTCAGAGAAAATGTGTCCAATACAGAAACTACTAACTTAACTAGTTAGTCAGTTGCGTATAAGATTTTAATTATCATGGGTATTAATTTCTTCCATATCTGTCTGTCGGCCTAAGGGTCACACTCACGTGTCCTCAGTTCTGTGCAGGGTTTGGCTGCTGATGTGGGCTGCACCATGACACTGGGAGATCCAAAATGACCTGTTGGGGTCAGTGTGTTGGCTTTAAAAAGGGTTCACAAGAGAGGGGGGGCATTTTTGGAGTGACACTGCACGCCATGCTTTAATGGGCGGGGGTTTATTAGTATGAAGTCATTAACCTTAGCTGTGTAAACCTGTTCATATGATTTGTGCATATCATTTCTGCATCTGAAATCCCAATCTATTGTAGGATAATTTCTAGTTTGAGATagagagataaataaagaataaaataaacatatataaaaaaataaaataactcaagATGAAGCAATATATAAAAGGGACATCTTGAGATCTCTCTCTCAGAATGATCTGTACATTCAGGGTCGTTGTGTTACGATTTATGTCTACGCACAACAATTACCGGCACAAACTGCCACATGTAGACACGCAAGCATAAACCCCAACGTAACGACCCTGAATGTACACATTTACGATACATGAATGATATACACAGCTATGGTCACGGCGACAAAACCTATACTGACATGCAGCCAATCGGGATGCAGCAGAGCTGAAAGAAATGCCGGATGAGCAGGTCAAGTGGTGAGCCAATCACATGCAGCAATCCAACACCCTAATATACAACGTTTATATGTGAGCCTCTCTTACAGGTTTATATTACAGCTGTGGAACTGCAACTTATTGTAActgggtatttatttattaaagctATACATATAAATGTTTCATCTGTGTCTCATAATAACTTAGATTTTATATGCATacagtgtatttaaatgtacactcatgtatttactttttttcctacgccgagattttttttatgaacgacatatataaaaaatgtagataAATGTGCAAATTTTTTCCCATTTATCCATCTCAAAGACAAGCTGAGAGAGTTGCGAATATGTAACGTAACCATCAGAGTTTTTTAGGGACACTCTGTCACTGAGACTTAGgatcataaaaagtaaaacttgTCACAACAACCATCTGAAAATTGGTCACTTATATTTATCACGATTTAACAATCATCCATCTAACCGGGTCCCCTTGACCATTTCTCTCTAAAAAGCCAGCTCTAAATCCTGGCTCTGAGTCCCCACTTTGTTAACTTGTGCCTACTATTGGTGCATCAGATATCATGTCACATCGCCTTTGAGTCTTTGGGAAAAAGGCGGTTCTATAAATAGGAAGTTGACACTGACAGCTCCAGTTAGCTCAGTGGGATAAGCATCAGACTTTAACCTAGACAAAGAGCTTTCGCATCAGCTTCAAGTAGAGCTCCACGATGACTCTCCATCAAACGCAGCGCAGTAACAAGCCAGtaatcaaataacaaaaagtcAAGCGAATTAGGCCAGTCACATGAGGATGTGCATTTATGTCGCTGTGGTTTCTGTCTTGACAACCGGTCAACCGTCAAAACGCCCTCTTGCCCACTCTTGTGTGTAAATGCGGTGCACTAACATCCCGCTGTCATGCCCCATAATCATTCTCAGTATCTAAATAATCCATTTCAAATTACCcatccaatcagtttaattgcTTACAATTCTATCTCCTGCCAATATTTCCCTCCCCTTAGTAATTATTCCATGATTATTTCTCCCCctcttttaaatgtatgcatttttaGATCATCTGTCTTTCTGCATGTTGACATGATGACAACAGATGTACGTCGGTCTGGAAGTGGCAATcaacttaaaaaagaaacaaaaacaaaaacaaaaaaactgttttcccGTGGTTTTTACATCTGTTGGCGCCAATCACCGGGGTTTGAGTAGAAACACAGGCACTGCTGTGGctcaaaatacacacacacacatgtagacacacacacagccacagctGTCACTCTATACAGTCCTGACTCAGCACACAGACGTGCAGTCTAAGTGCAACAACaagccccctccccctcctccctcaaTCTGAAGTGTGTAGGGTATTAGCCTAGTGTTTGTTCACATCAATGTTAATGCAATCACAGAGCTCTTACCTTCCTCTGTGTCCTGCTGATGGATGAGTCAGAAGAATGttggagaaaaacagagagaatgtCAGAGTTTTTAGGTTTGATGCACTGATCTTATAAGCAGACAAAGTAGTTGttagatcaaaaaaaaaatgggcaaAACAACGGAACCAAAGAGAACAACTCACGGCTGAAGAAGCCGTTGCGGTGCAAGAGGTATCCCCCGCATCCGCAGATCACGATGAGCAGGCAGACCACCACCACTGCCGTCACCACGGCCAAGACGTTGACGTCCTCTGGAGGTGAGAGGGGAGTAAAGGCTGAGTTACCGTCTGTTTTCCATGTGCAGCAGTAAATAGATGGAGAAaaactctctttctttattgaAGTCAGTCAAAACAAATGGTGAATACATAAACTCCTAACATAAACAGGATGGACTTATTTTAAAAGGAACTCCGTCTAATGCCCTTTCCTGTACTCCAATAGCATTCCCTATAATTTATGAAGTGCATTAAATGGTGGCTGGCCCTAATCTAGAGtgcattatttaatttattagaATACCTTTGACCAGGTCATTTGTCCCTAAATGGACACAGTAGACCTTCACATTTCAAGTTGCTTTGTAAGGGTGTTTCTGATTTTAGAAGCAGGGAGAAATTGTGGGCCTTTCCTCTCCACTGCATCCCTGATTTTCTCCAGTACTGAAAGGTGTGGGTAAGAGGCAGGAAGACgtgtggaaacacacacacacacacacacacacacacacacacacacacacacacacacacacacacacacacacacacacacacacacacacacacacacacacacacacacacagacacacacgcacaaatgaaacacacacacaaacacacctatcGTCATGTGCTTGCCCTCGCACATCTTGGCCGGTCCAACTCCGTTCGAAGCCAGGCAGCTGTATCGACCGGTGTCCTCTTTGGCTACGGCTTTAAACTCCTGCagaacagacagagagggaagaagaaaacgATTACATGGAAGGCCTCAGCTGCTGTGTAGAGACAGTGTAAACTATTTCCTGTCCACCTTGtctgcacgcacacgcacacacacacacacacacacacgctcaccaGCAATCCTGTGTGTGAGTTGATTAGATAAGTGGCATTGGCGTGGCGTGGCGGGTTGATCGGCTGGTTGTCCTTGAACCAGGAGTAGGTAGCAGGCGGGATGCTCTGCTGGTCCCTACAGCTCAGCTGCACCACTGAGCCCGTCACTGCCCCGCTGGGGATTTCGCAGGACGGGGTGTGTGGGGGCACTGGAGGGACAGGACGGGGTAGGAATTAAAGAAACATAAGATAAacatggataaaaaaaacatctcggcgctgtttttttttctttttaaatcattgaTTCTCTCTACATCGTACCCAGGACTTTGAGCGTGACGTTGGTCTCGCCCAGGCTGACGTTGTCGAGAGGAGCACTGATCTCACAGCGGTACTCCCCAGCGTCCTCCTGGGTCACCCTTCTCAGCGTGACGGTGGCCCCGTCGATGGTTGCGCGGTCCTCAAAGGGACCTTAAAGGAAAGGACAGAAGGTCAGGCAGATCCAAGAGGACATGTTTTTATCTCTATATGTGACATTACTGCCACATCAATATGAGACGCTATTTTCAGATCAAAATAAAGCAAGATtctgacttattttacatgttaaaccactgtaatatttttgtttaagaaaataagggagaggatttattttgcttcacagtaaaagcctcCCAGCAAAGAGAAGTGGTTGTCTATTAGTGTAAAGCAGCAGCGGGGAGTGCAGATTTATAGGTGCTGGGAGTAGCACAGATTgggatatttatgttttaaccAACGTAAGAAGTTTCTCGGAACTACTTATGAACCTCAAAGCACCTGCATCACAGACCTTGGACCTCCGGAAAGCCTTAAAGCCCCATTTTACACTGTAATTAATAGAACTTGGAAGCTCCAGGGTACATTTACGTCACGTAACAGCCCCCTAATGGGATAATCCAGCTGGTTGGTGGGAGAGGAGGTTTCAGTGGCGTGACTTTTCATGAATTTCTGCTTTGACGTAGAGCTGTCAGTGAAGAGGAGGTTTGACATGTTTGAGAAAAATCTGCGCTGTCTGTGAAAGAGACTGACTTGGTGAAAGCTGatgtatgatttattatttatttcagccaTTAAATCCCCGTCTTAGACCACAAAGGAGAGGGATCAAGGACATGAGACGGGCATTGTATGCCTGGACACATGGCCTGTGCTTAAACATCTCTTAGAGTTTATTGTTCCTATCTCACTGGATCcagctggtgtttttttctcatcctaTGGGGCAAACCCCTTCCAGCTGGTACTGCAAgctgattaaaacaaatgcCCTCTTTGTCATTTGGGGGATAAAGAGCAACAAGCTGCTTTCTCACCTTTGAAGTGTCCCTCAAAGTACACGAAAGACACATCTTTCCCCTTCTTCTTCCACTCGATGCGCGGGTTCTGGTCTTTCTCCGTGCGGAACGTGCAGGACAGCACCGcgtctgcaaaaaaaagaagtggaacCAATGAGATATTTATGGCAGAATAGCCAAGCCTTCAATCAGTGGCATTTTTAACTGCTTGGTCTATTTTTAGCCTCATGGTTTATTCTGTCAGACAGAATCTGATGTCAAGCAAGCTCTTGAGGGTAAAAAATGACTCGACAGTGGGGATGAGGCTGCTTTCTCTGCCTCACCTGAGAACTCGCGCACCTCCACCTTGTGTCCGGCGGTTGACACGGTAACGGGAAAGGAGGGGGAACCTGGTAGTgggggagaagaggagtgggagattaaaaaaagaggggTCAGAGCATTTCAGAACGCAATATCACTTGTCATCCATTAGGGGGCAAGGTGAATTGGGTAAAGTGCTTCACATTGCTCGCATACGGCAAGAGGAGAATGCTTAATGGTCGTCTTTGGTTTACTGTCTGAGGCTTTCTCCATGCGCTCTGAGGTGAAGGCAGGATTACTCCCTCCTCTGCTTTAATCCAGCAGGGTTAAGGAGCAGCCCGCCGTATGTTTACCCGAGTCCAGGCTAGGACAAGGTCACAAGGCATCTCACCAGAGGCTTGTCCAGATTAACCTGATGAATGGGGAGTATTAGCCAAGAGGCCGACGGCACACTGTCCGTGTTTGTTTTCCCTGCCAACTGTGTGTCACCGAAACCCAGAAtccaaaacaggaagaggaagagggagcgGGAGCTACCCTTCCTGTGTGCTGAGTGGTTTATGCGGTGGATTATTCCCTGGTCATCCTGTTGTTAAATACAGAATCAACGTTCATCGTGGGTGAAGATTACCTGGGGGAGAAACAGTAAACACGCTCTGGTGCAGCACGAAAGACTAGAATTTCTCTCAAAAGACTAGCGACTttagaaaagggggaaaaagatTTTAAGACTGAAGgccatgcattttttaaattacataataaatgttGAACGGGCCTCAAGGGTTCTAAGTCAGAACCATGGGGCTATGAAAAACGTCtaaacttttaattttgattCCACATTCACATATATTAACACTTTCCacaaaacacactctctctcacacacacacacacacacacacacacacacacacacacacacacacacacacacacacacacacacacacacacacacacacacacacacacacacacacacacacacacacacattcttttcCTGCCATTGTTTGTGCAAATGGCATGaccagaaagatgaaaatctccCAAACGTAAACTTAAAAACACGTATTCTCTAATAAATGTGACAAGCTTCCTGTTTGTCAGTCACTTCCTGTGCGGGCCCATTGTTACTGGAATACTTGAGTTGCAGAAGCTCTTTTTTCCCTGTGAAGGGCGGGGTGACATGGAAGAATGGAGGTCTAGCCGAGACAAAAGGCAGGAAGTGTGGACTAGAACATGCCGTGTCGTGACGACAATCCAAACTGTCGCTTATGAGCCCACCCAAAGGTCTCTCTGGCTCTTATTTACAGCTATTTTTAAAATTagcctttaaataaacaaaagcctATACAATAATAATGTCATCTGCAAAATGCAGCATAAAGCACGCTGAAgttttttaaaagcttctttTCCTGAAGTTGGCTCAATTTACAGCAGCCTCACTTACTTTCAGCTAAGTGAATTAAAACTGCACACTCTCCCTGCAGACGCTCGCTCTTCCCCTTCGCTTTTGCCATGTGTTGACTCGCGGCAGTGTAACAGGATTATCATCATAGCCTTGGCTCTGCTACCTCGACACCCTCCGAGGAGCATTGTCTCGCTAAAGGATGAACAAGACGAAGGAGGGAGATAcaatgagatttaaaaaaaagggacgAGGACGAATGACAAAGGAGAGATGAGCGGCCCTAAGAATAGAATACAAATGAAGTGGAGTGGAGAGTGAGGCGGGTGGAGGttggtggaggtggggggggttCAGAGACCCGCAGCAGCATGAATAAAAGAGAGTGGGGATTGAAGGCGAGGGAGATCCTCGGTGACAGTAGGACTGTGAATGGGAGATGCTCTTGTCATATAGTGTGAGACCAGGCCTGCTGCCACCTTGAAGGAACGCCTCttggagaaaaaggaaatgtagcGGGGCTGACAACACGGCCCGCACTTCACCGCCGCACTGACTGACACGAAAGCACACGAGTCGAAAAATGAGCAAAGAGGCTCCGAGTGCGAGGTCCTCGCTGTGCTCCACGACTACGAACACTGTCGGCTTCAATGGCCTCAATTAACTACAAAGACAATGAACACATGGCCTACTCGGATCATTACACAACTGCATGGTGGGTAATGTTAACGCGGTGTAgcttcttaaataaataaaaaaaggcctaCTGTCCAAGAAATCATCAAGAAATGGTGTTCAAGTGTGTGCGAGCGTGCAGAAGTTGACCCACTGAGTGTTGGATGTCTCTTCAGGGTTGCTGAACACGTGTACCTCAGAGTTTCTTTGGCTGTATTGcccaataaatacattaatattgtTGGGAGGCAGGTTTGGAACGGAATAGAATAAAAACTCAGAAGCCTAAATGTCTACAAATGACACCTGTGCAACCCAAACTGTCACTGATTTCAAGCCTCAGTTTAGCCTAGCATAGATCAGTATTGGTCCGATATCCGTACTGGTGCATCCTTATCAGAGTGTCGGCACAGCAGTATCTGAGGACCAACTATGAACCGGACCTGGCCCATATTTGGCTGACACATTTGGTAAGGTGTCAGTTGTGCACAGTGATTTGAGCCTGGAATCAACAGTACTCGAGTACAGATTTGGACCATCATGAGTGAGTCCAGCAAACAGGCGTGCCGGACTCCAGCTGCTTTCGAGCCAACCTGTGTAGCTAGCAAAAGCTAGGCTCAGTGGATCGGCTCACTTTGAGGACTGATCATGATCTGGTCCATAAATGGCTACCAGAGCGGGCTAGGTGTTGGTAAAGTGGGCCGATTTGGACAGAGAATCAGCTCCAGTTAGCAGCACTGGGACCACAGTCGGGCCCCGTGTTTGCACCAGGAATAAGTCCAACATTCGGCCGTGTCGCTCATCAGGAGTGAGTTGAACAAGACGCTGTAGGGTGGAGTATCTTTGACCACCTGAGTACCGAACAACATTGGTGGCATAATCAAGTCCTTTAgcgaatttttttaaatgatgtttttgAATGTGCTCTGTAGCAGCAGGCGTCTGATGGTCCTCCAACATGGCATCAGATATATATATCCCCTGAGGGAATTAAAAGGCTTCAGCGATGTGCTCTGAAGCACAGAAACATCTAGACAAAGGGCGTCAACAGAGACAAGCttgcagacaaaaacacaaacacaaacgcacacgcacacacactgtgcgTGGCATCAACATCAACCAAAAACTGCGACAGCTCAAACCCACAGAGGGACAGCCACCCTCTTTGCCTGAGCGCAAAAATAGAAAGATGGCACGCTTCGCTCCTTGGCACGCAGCTTTACTCTCATTACGCGGCCTGTACGGAGTGTTACAGGGACCGGggagggggtgggtgggtgttgCCAGGGCTGTGTTGAGGTCAAAAGCATGGGCGCAGTAATAATTAAAGGCACTTATTCAAATTAACAGGacaaatgaaaagaggaagggAGATGGACCCAGAAGACGTATCCTGTCTGGCTGTGTGATAAAGATAACCGGGCATGTGGACGGCACGCACGTTTCAAGGCTGTTGGGGTACGGAGAAAAACAgggaggactgtgtgtgtgtgtgtgtgtgtgtctgagtgtgtgtgtgtgtgtgtgtgtgtgttctccattTGAACAAAGCCTCTCTGTGTGACTGTAACCCTGTGAGCAACAGCTGTCTCAGGCAGTCGTGCTGTGTGAGTGTAAGGTTGAGATGGGGGTTGTTGGGTCTCTTGCCACAGAGACCCACCCAAAACATTTCCtcctgtattattattttttatttttttttttctcccctaaTAATACACTCCACAGGCGGTCAGAAGAGCTGAGGCAGATTTGAAGCTGCTCTGTTCAAGCTGTTGACATCTATGTGTGAGCCAGATGATGAGTGATTTCTGTCAGGTTGTCCACAGCCGGACTggacacacactaacacacacacacacacacacacacacacacacacacacacacacacacacacacacacacacacacacacacacacacacacacacacacacacacacacacacacaccgtctctGTGAACTTGTGACCTGACAGGTGCCAAAACGTGGACAACACACAGTAAAGTCTGCGTCAGTCTCACTGTCTCATCACATCCAtctcacactgctgctgctgattctCCCCAGGAGTCCTAAAGACACTTACACTGCTTTCTATTTAAGCATTTGGGAAAGTTGCCCTTTTTTGCTTTgtaaagaaacatgttttctccTGTTCACCTTCACGACCTTATCAGCCGTTAACATCCCTGCCATGAAAACACCTCGTCACGAGCAAGATCAGTTAAAAGTTACTGGTGGTGATCCAACCGCTGACCTCATGCACAGATCCGACACCTCCTCTGCCAAAACGAAGGGGGCCCCAACTGCCACCATGCCGCCCGCCCACACCCTTGGGTGGCTCCCAGCCAAATACAACTTTAGGGCCAACTTGCAGGAACCGAGCCTGGCTGCATAGTCGCCACAGCCCACTCTCACAGCGGGGCTTTAACTAAAAAGGAATAGTGCGGAATAACACCAAACGGAATAAgagtcaaaaataaaatttttacattttgcatatttgacttttgaaatTTGCACactaaaatgaaagaaaggaaaagaaaacaatttaggAAAATGTCACTTAATAAAAAccactactttgaagaatgtgtCTCTCCACTTTGAAATAATTAGTCACTTGTTAAAACAATATTTGGATTCTACAGcactgaattacatttttattttactttgtgcaAAGTACAGACCCCAGGACATCCAgttagaataaagaaaataaataattatagaTAAAAAAGTATCAAGGTGCACTTCCCTTATCCatgtcctgtagtagtagtagtgaaacgtaaaaacagacagagaaacagtcACTTCTTCCTAATGACTAGTTGTCATTTGTCACTTACATTGCATGAGTAAAATAACAATAGGAAGGTACAGGGACGTCCCCTCCATTATCCTCCACTACTCTGGCTGAGTCTAGTCAGCGGAGGCAGATTTCTTCTCGCACTTGTTCACAACTCTCCAATAATTCATCCAGCTTCCAGGGGGAAAAACTGTTCTCCAGAGTGGGGAAGCGATCGGACCGGACCGGAACGGATCGGCGAGCGGATGAACGGGACGCACCTCCGGGGGTGAATGATCGAGACTCCCGGTGCCGTGGCTGGGAGAAGTCTGGGGGCAGGGAGCGGCGTGCCTGGTTTTACTATGAGCGACGCGGGTGGAAGTCTGGTCTCGGTGCTGGatgaggtggagatggaggaggtggaggagggacggagggaggggTGTGTGCTTTCTGACGGAGCAGAGCGCCGAGAGCGCAGCGCCGTGTCCAAGACGCGCACTGCACTGCCAGAGAACGGGAGTCACTGGGTTTGGCAAACGAGGTGTGGCACGCGTCATACCTTAGCCCGAGTGAGACCTGGTTTGACCCTACAGAGGTTATATAATATGACCTGAAAGCCATTTGGAACATCTAGAGTCCACGTTTTACCTCCAAAGAGACTGATTTCAGCCATTTAGGTTGGATCTTTCTGTAAATTATGTTAATctggcacctttttttttttttttttagactaaaAGGGTTTATAATTTTAACTTTAGTTAACGAGCAATGTACTACTAACTTATGGGTGGGTtgcaaaattaaaacaatttccGGGGGTTTTCCAGAATGTGACAACGACTTACTGGTATCATaagatatattttatacatgGGCAAGACCACTTGCCTTCTGCAACAGGCCTCTAAATATTAGATTAAAGAGGAATTATCCAACGACAACATCCTGTCCTTATTGAATATGAGATTCAGACTACTTCAGTCTTggagaggagaaagacaaacacCGTTTAAAGCCTTGGATCGAGAGGCTGCTCTCAAAGAAAGATTTGAGAGGTTCAGCCCAAAGTAATGAAAGGCGTATGAGACGTAGGGAAGGTTTCGACACCGTCTCTGGATGACGTAGTTCTTGATCAATTTCTGGAGAGTTTCCCCAGTGAATTACTCATGTCTAAACAAGTGTTCAGACTGATCACTGGATAAGCCAACACTATAAATCTCTGCTTTCAGTCCGGCCTTCCACTGTGCCGTCAAATGAAGGAAGCTCTGGGATGACTCTAATGTTGATCTCGTACTGCGCTTGCtcttcagaaaaacacattaccaATTCATTTCTAGGAATGCATTATTCCAGAGTGGTTTTAGTAGCTATTCAAATTTAATCACGTTTGAGCAGCGCGGTCGCAGGAACATCTTAAAAAACATCCTAAGAACATCTCTGGAGCGTTACAAGGAGCGATGGAATTCAGGGCACAGATTCAAACATCTCAATTATTGGTGCTGGTGGTGTGATTGTGCTCTAAGTCCGAGGCATATGTCATTGGGTGTGTCTCGCAcgttgtcagtgtgtgtgtgtgtgtgtgtgtgtgtggggggggggtgttgggGTGGGGGATGCTGGAGTCAGAGCAACAGCTGCACAGCAGCTAAGTTTTCTGGCCCCGAGG
This window encodes:
- the jam2a gene encoding junctional adhesion molecule 2A isoform X4; the protein is MEGTSLYLPIVILLMQCSPSFPVTVSTAGHKVEVREFSDAVLSCTFRTEKDQNPRIEWKKKGKDVSFVYFEGHFKGPFEDRATIDGATVTLRRVTQEDAGEYRCEISAPLDNVSLGETNVTLKVLVPPHTPSCEIPSGAVTGSVVQLSCRDQQSIPPATYSWFKDNQPINPPRHANATYLINSHTGLLEFKAVAKEDTGRYSCLASNGVGPAKMCEGKHMTIEDVNVLAVVTAVVVVCLLIVICGCGGYLLHRNGFFSRHRGRSNVNYVPPPQEPQDFKHTQSFML
- the jam2a gene encoding junctional adhesion molecule 2A isoform X2, encoding MEGTSLYLPIVILLMQCSPSFPVTVSTAGHKVEVREFSDAVLSCTFRTEKDQNPRIEWKKKGKDVSFVYFEGHFKGPFEDRATIDGATVTLRRVTQEDAGEYRCEISAPLDNVSLGETNVTLKVLVPPHTPSCEIPSGAVTGSVVQLSCRDQQSIPPATYSWFKDNQPINPPRHANATYLINSHTGLLEFKAVAKEDTGRYSCLASNGVGPAKMCEGKHMTIEDVNVLAVVTAVVVVCLLIVICGCGGYLLHRNGFFSRHRGRSFWISQCHGAAHISSQTLHRTEDTSNVNYVPPPQEPQDFKHTQSFML
- the jam2a gene encoding junctional adhesion molecule 2A isoform X3; the encoded protein is MEGTSLYLPIVILLMQCSPSFPVTVSTAGHKVEVREFSDAVLSCTFRTEKDQNPRIEWKKKGKDVSFVYFEGHFKGPFEDRATIDGATVTLRRVTQEDAGEYRCEISAPLDNVSLGETNVTLKVLVPPHTPSCEIPSGAVTGSVVQLSCRDQQSIPPATYSWFKDNQPINPPRHANATYLINSHTGLLEFKAVAKEDTGRYSCLASNGVGPAKMCEGKHMTIEDVNVLAVVTAVVVVCLLIVICGCGGYLLHRNGFFSPGHRGRSNVNYVPPPQEPQDFKHTQSFML
- the jam2a gene encoding junctional adhesion molecule 2A isoform X1, whose product is MEGTSLYLPIVILLMQCSPSFPVTVSTAGHKVEVREFSDAVLSCTFRTEKDQNPRIEWKKKGKDVSFVYFEGHFKGPFEDRATIDGATVTLRRVTQEDAGEYRCEISAPLDNVSLGETNVTLKVLVPPHTPSCEIPSGAVTGSVVQLSCRDQQSIPPATYSWFKDNQPINPPRHANATYLINSHTGLLEFKAVAKEDTGRYSCLASNGVGPAKMCEGKHMTIEDVNVLAVVTAVVVVCLLIVICGCGGYLLHRNGFFSPGHRGRSFWISQCHGAAHISSQTLHRTEDTSNVNYVPPPQEPQDFKHTQSFML